ATGGGGCCTAGGGGCATCTCGGTTGTGCCGCTGGCCTTTTTGCGCGCCAGCAGCACCGCGCCGGCCACGCCGCCCGCCACTACGCCGAGCAACAGCGCGAGCAGGCCGTTTTGCCAGCCGAGGGTGGCGCCCACCATGGCCATGAGCTTGATATCGCCCCCGCCCATGGCCTCGCGCTTGAAGACAAGGCGGCCGATCAGGGCTACCAGGATGAGGGGCAGCGCGCCTGCCAGCAGCCCGAGAAAATACGCCTGCAGCCCTTGCGGCAGGCCATGCATTAACATTTGGTAGGGAAGCGCCGCAATAAGGCCGATGAGCACCGTGCCATTGGGGATGATCTGGTGCTCCAGATCGATAAACGCGGCGACAATCAATAACGCAAAAAGGATTGCGTAGCTTGCAAAGGGAAGGGACAGCCCGCACTGCGCGAATGCCAGCGCAAAGAGCGCGGCGCATAACAGCTCCACAAGCGGGTAGCGTCCCGAAATCCTCTGGTGGCAGTGGCGGCATTTGCCGCCAAGGAGCATATAGCTTACCACAGGTATCATATCGCGGTGCAGCAGCGGTGTGCCGCACTTGGGACAGTGGGATGCCGGATGGGCAATGGATTGCTCCAGCGGCACGCGCGCGATGCACACATTAAGAAAACTGCCGATGGCAAGGCCCAGCGGTATGATCAGCCACAGCAGCATGGGCTCGCGCATCGCAAAATCGGCAATGGGCATGGCGCGCACTCCTTTCAGGTGTTTTATCTAAAAACAATACGGATACAATAAAACGTATAAAGCCGGTGGCGCGCCCGCGGGCGCAAAGGCGCAACGCCTCGTTTCCCGCGGCACGCCGCAAGTTCGGCGCGCGCTTGCGGGCGGGAAGCCGCCCACCGCGCGCCAGTGCATGTGCGCCAAAGGCGCGGTGCAGGGCAAACCCTGCGTCTGTTACGGGTTGGCCGGCTTGACGACGCTCGCAAAGCCGTTTGCGTCCACGTTTACCCAGGCAAGGGCAGTGGTGGCGTCCGCATCCGAGATGCCCGAGGGATACAGGTCGTCGCTCACGGCGGTTTTCAGGGCTGCGGGGGTCGCGGGCTTGGATGTGATTTTGGCGTTTTCGCCCAGCGCATTGGATACGTTGATGGCGCTGGCAAGCAGCGCCGCGTTGGACTGCGCCACCGCGTCGGTCGCCTTTTTCTGCATCCCGATATAGTTGGGGATGGCGATGGCGGCAAGGATGACGATGATGGCGATGACCACGATCAGCTCAATGAGGGTAAAGCCCTTGCGGTTCTTTTTGCGGTGCAGCATTTTCATAGTAGACACCCTCCTTTAAGATAATAATGAAGGAACTAGTCCTTGTTGACGGAAGCAAAGCCGTCCGCGGCAATGACCACGCGCGCGGCCGCCCGGGTCTCGGCGTCGCCCGCCAGGCCCGAGGGATACAGCCCGTCGGCAACCAGCGTGGCCTTGTAGGTGGCGAACACTGCACCGTTTACGATTTTGTCCGCATCATCCGTCTGCAGCGCGTTGTAGGTGTTGATGGCGCTGGCGATCAGCGATGCGTCGGCAATCTCCACAGCCTTGTTGGCCTTGTTCTGCATCCCGATATAGTTGGGGATGGCGATGGCGGCCAGGATGACGATGATGGCAATGACCACGATCAGTTCAATGAGTGTGAAGCCTTTGCGGTTTTTTTTGCGGTTGAGATTCATGTGCGTTTCCTCCTTATAATGGTTTTCCCTGTCTACATAGATGGGGGCTTTATGCCAATGATGGGTGCGCCGCTTAAAACACGCCCGTCAGATTGACCATCTGGAACATGGGCAGGACGATGGCCACCACCAGAATCACCACAATCAGTGCCACAATGAGGATCATGATGGGCTCAATGATGGCCGAGATGCGGGTGACGGAGGTATCGAGCTCCTGCTCAAAATAGTCAGCTGCCTTGCGCAGCATGTCGTCAATGGTGCCCGATTCCTCGCCCACAGCGGCCATGTTGGCCACCAGCACCGGAAAAAAGCGCTGATTGGAAAGCAGCGTGGCGAGCGAATGTCCCCGGCGCACCTGGGACTCCAGCTCCAGCACGTTCTGCTGGGCGTAGCGGTTATCCAGCACATCGGCGGTGATGGTGAGCGACTGGGTGAAGGGCACGCCCGCCGCCAGCAGCATCGAGAGGGTGCGGCAGAACCGCGCCGATACGTTGTACATGCGCAGCTTGCCAAAAAGGCGGCTCTGCAGCTTGCGCTGGTCCTTGTGCAGGCGCGCGGGGCCGCGCGCCGTGATGCTTTTGTAGGCCAGGGTGGCGCCGGCAATCAGCAGCGCCACCAGCCAACCAAAGCGCGCAAGGAAGTCGCTCAGCGCAAGCAGTGCCTGTGTGGGGGCGGGCAGCGCGGCGCCGGAGGCCGCAAAGATGGCGACGAACTTGGGCATGGCGACCGTCAGCACGATATACACCACCGCAAAGGTGATCACCAGCACCAGCGTGGGGTAGATCGCCGCGTTGCGCAGCTTCTGGCGGATGGCGTAGCTCTTGGAGAAGGATACGCCCAAATCGTCCATCACGTCATCCAGGGAGCCGCCGGCCTCGCCTGCGCGCACCGATTCGATCATCAGCACGGGGAAGGTCTCGGGCATGGCGGCCATTGCCTCGCTCATGCTGTGGCCCGATTGCACCTCGGCGTAGACGCTGTCCAGCGCCGCGCGCAGCCGCTTATGGCTGGTCTGCTGCCGGACGATATCCAGCGCCCGCACAAACGGGATGCCCGCGCGCAGCACGGAGGAAAACTGCTGGCAGAATGTCGCCATGCGCTGGGGCGGGACACTGCGTTTGCCCAGGTCCCGCGATGCGCTGGTCTGCGCCTGCTGCACGTCCAGCACCACCAGCGCCTGCTGGCGCAAAGATGCGTGCACGCCCATGGCGCTCTGCGCGTCCATCTGGCCGGTGACGATCTGTCCGTCAGGCGTGCGGGCGCTGTAGCGATACTGTGGCATGATGGCTTGCTCCTTTTACAATATGAATACAATACAAAAGAATCAGTACGACGGCCCCCCGCGCATCATGCGGCGCATGTTGTCCTGCTCCATGGCGTAGGTCATGGCCGTGTTCATATCGATGATATGGCGGTTGTAGAGCCCCGCGATGGAGGCGTCCATGGTGCACATGCCCAGGCGCGCCGAGGTCTGCAGCACGCTTTCAATCTGCGGGATTTTGCTCTCGCGGATCATGTTGCGTATGGCAGGCACGGAAACCAGGATCTCCGTGGCCACCGCGCGCCCCTGGCCGTTTGCGGTAGGCAGCAGCTGCTGGGCCACGATGCCCAGTAGCGACATGGACAGCTGCACGCGCACCTGCTGCTGCTGGTAGGGGGGAAAGACGTCGATGATGCGGTCGATGGTCTGGCTGGTGCTGACCGTGTGCAGCGTGGAGAGCACCAGATGCCCCGTCTCAGCCGCGGTCAGCGCAATGGAGATGGACTCCAGATCGCGCATCTCGCCGATGAGGATCACGTCGGGGTCCTCGCGCAAAGCGGCGCGCAGCGCCGCGGCGTAGGAGAGTGAGTCGCTGCCGATCTCGCGCTGGTTGACGATGCACTTGTTGTGGCGGTGCACATACTCGATGGGGTCCTCCAGCGTGATGATATGCGCGTCGCGCGTGCGGTTGATAAAGTCCACCATGGCGGCAAGCGTGGTGGACTTGCCGCTGCCCGTGGGGCCGGTGACCAGTATCAGGCCGCGCGTCTTGCCGCAGAAGTTCTCCATGGTCTCCACCGGCAGGCCCAGCGCCTCAAAGGAGGGGGGGGAGGACTGCACCACGCGCAGCGCCAGCGCGTAGCTGCCCCGCTGGCGGAACACGTTGACGCGGTAGCGGCACTTGCCTGGCAGCGAGAGCGAGGCGTCCACCTCGCCGTTTTCCACCAGGCGCGTCCAGTGCGCTTCGCTTAAGATGCTGCGGGCAAGCTGTTCGGTATCGGCCGCCTGCAGGCGCTCCTGGCTCAGGGGGAGCAGATGGCCGTTGATGCGGGCCATGGGCGTGAGCCCCACGGTCAAATGCAGGTCGGACGCGTTCTGCGAGGCGATCTGCGCAATTAAGGGCATTAAATCCATGGTGTTTCTCGTTCCTTTCGCAAAGGGCGTCGCCTTAGGCGTTATCAGCTGCGTAGATGAGCCGCACCACCTCGCTTAAGGTGGTCACCTGGTCCTCCAGCAGCTGTTGACACTGCGCCGCCAGAGGGATCAGGCCGTCTTTGAGCGCCTGCGCGTGCAGCTGGTCGGCGCTGCGATTGCCTGCGATCAGCTCGCGCAGGGCGTGGGAGATGTTGCATATTTCAAAGACGCCGGTGCGTCCCATGTAGCCGGTGTTGTTGCAGAAGGCGCAGCCGCGCGCGCGCATGAATTCCCCGCGGTAGCCCTGCATGCGCGCCATCTCCAGCTCATACGCGCTGGGCGTATAGCGCTGGGCACAGTGGGGACATACCTTGCGCACCAGCCGCTGGGAAATCATGCCGGAAAGCGCGGCAGCGAGCATGTAGGGCTCCGCGCCCATGTTGATCAGGCGCGAGATGGTGGAAAGCGCGTCGTTTGTATGGATGGTGGAGAGCACAAGGTGGCCCGTGATGGCGGCGCGCAGTGCGATCTGCGTGGTCTCCGCATCGCGGATCTCGCCCACCATGATGATGTCCGGGTCCTGGCGCAGGATGGAGCGCAGGCCGCCTGCAAAGGTCAAATCCGCTTTGGGGTTGACCTGCACCTGGGTGATGCCGTGCATCATGTACTCCACAGGGTCCTCCACAGTGACAATGCTGCACCGCTCGTCGTTGAGCTCGGCAAGCATCGTGTAGAGGGTGGTGGTCTTGCCGCTGCCGGTGGGGCCGGATACCAGGATGATGCCGTGCGGGTTTTTCAGCAGCTGGTCAAAGGCTTCCAGGCTCGCTTTGGGCATGCCCAGCTGATCGCGCGAGACGAGGAAGCTTGCCCGATCCAAAATGCGCAGCACGCATTTTTCCCCGAAGACGCTGGGCAATACCGATACGCGCAGGTCGATCGTGCGCGCCTCCACGGTGATCTCACAGCGGCCGTCTTGGGGCAGCCGGTGCTCGGCGATATCCAGATTGGCCATGATCTTCAGGCGCGTGATCACCGCGCCGTGCAGCTGCTGGGGGATGCTCATGATAGTGGTCAGCTGTCCGTCGATGCGCATGCGCACGCGCAGCTCCTGGGCAAAGGGCTCGATGTGCACGTCGCTTGCGCGGCGCTGCACCGCCTGCTGCAAAAGGGAGTTGACCAGGCGCACGATGGGGGCGTTGCTCACCGTGTCGCTGGATGCGGCCGTGCCGTTTTGCAGCGCGTCCAACGGCGCGTCGCGGCGGATGTCGTCGAGCACCTGCTGGGCAAGCTCGCTTGCATAGAGGCGCGATACGGTGGCCGAGAGCGCCTCCTTGCTGGCGAGCAGCGGCTGGGTATTGTGCCCCGTAGTCAGGCGCACGTCGTCCAGCGCGACAAAGTCAAAGGGATCCTCCATGGCGATGTAGAGCGTATCGCGCTCCAACCTGACGGGCACGATGTTGTGCCGCCGCGCGATGGGCGCGGGCACCATCGCCACCACCTCGGGCGGGATCACCACGCTGTGCAGGTCTACGTAGGGGATGCCCATCTGCAGTTTCAGCGCGGAGAACAGCTGGGCCTCGGTGACAAAGCCCAGCCGCTGCAGCACGGCGCCCAGCTTTTCGCCCGTGGCGCGCTGCGCCGTGATGGCTTCGTCCAGCTGCGCCTGGGTGATGACGCCAAGATCGATGAGATGCTGCCCCAGCCGCTTGCGCTGGGGGAATGCGCTTGTGGATGTTGCCATGAGACAGCCGTTTCCTTTCCAAGTTCTGCTAATTCGCGCAAACATTCCAGGCCAACCCCGCCGCGCGCAGAAAGCGCGCAGCCGCTGGCAACTTTGCACGTCAATAAAGCTTATATCATTATACAACAAATTTTGTGGGTTTGATATACATTGGCGAAAGGAAACTGGAGAAATGTGCTGCAAAATACTGGAAGCATGGACAGAAAAACGCGCGCCGCACAGGGCGGCGCGCGCTGTTTGTTAAGCTGGTTTTAAGTGGTAGGAAGCAGCGGTGTTACTCCGCTTGATGCAGCAGGCGGGTGACACGTTTTTGCAGCTCGATGAACACCAGCATGGCGGCCATCAGCCCCAGGACGATCAGCCACTGCACGCCGGAGAGCATCGTCAGCGAGAAGATGCTGCGAAGCGGGGGCAGGAGCACCACCACCAGCTGCAGCAGCGCCGAGCCTGCCAGCGCCAGCAGCAGCATCTTGTGGCGGCGGGGCTTGAGGGTCACGATCGAATCGTGCTCCGAGAAAAAGCCCAGCGCTGCAACAAGCTGGGTCAGGCCCAGCGTGACGAACGCCATCGTGGTGCCGCACACCGCGCCGCCCATTGCCTGGCCGATGGCGTAGGCCACCAGCGTCAATCCGCCCTCCAGCGCGCCCAATATGCCTACCTGCGTCCAGGTGTAGCCGGTAAAGAAGGGGCGCGAGGCCTCGCGCGGGGGGCGATCCATCAGGCCGGGCTCCGCGGGCTCCACACCCAGCGCGAGGGCCGGAAAGGTATCGGTGACCAGATTGACCCATAAAATGTGCACCGGGGCCAGCAACGGCCAGCCCAGCAGCGTGGCTACAAACAGCGCGATGACCTCGCCCGCGTTGGAGGAGAGCAGAAAGCGCACCGCCTTGTGGATGTTGTCAAAGATGCGCCGGCCCTCCTTGACGGATTTTACGATCGTGGCAAAATTGTCGTCTGTGAGCACCATGTCCGAGGCGCCTTTGGAGACGTCCGTACCCGTGATGCCCATGCCCACGCCGATATCCGCCTCCTTTAAGGCGGGGGCGTCGTTGACGCCGTCGCCCGTCATGGCCACGATATCGCCGCGCTGCTGCCAGGCGCGCACGATGCGGCTCTTATGCTCAGGCGCTACGCGGGCGTAAACGCCGATCTCGGGGACTTGCTCTGTGAGCGCCTCGTCGCTGATTTGGTCAAGCTCTGCGCCGGTGATGGCGCGCATACCGTCGTTGAGGATGCCCAGGTTCTGCGCGATGGCGACGGCCGCCACCTTGTGGTCGCCGGTGATCATCACCGGCTGGATGCCCGCCCTGCGGCAGATGGCGATTGCGTCGCGCGCCTCGTCGCGCGGGGGGTCAATCATGCCTGTCAGGCCCACCAGCGTCAGGCTCGATTCAGTGCCATCGATATCGCTGGTGTCGACATCCTGTACGTCTTTGTAGGCAAAGGCCAGCACGCGCAGCGCGCGGCGGGCCATGTTGTCCACCGCCTCGTTTGCGCGGGAGCGGGCGGCATCGTCCATGGGAACCGGCTTGCCCTGGTCAAGCAGCTGGTCGCAGCGGGCGATCAGCACGTCGGGCGCGCCCTTGACCAGCACCCGCTGGCGGCCGTCCTTTGCGATAACCACGCTCATGCGCTTGCGCTCGGAATCAAAGGGGATTTCACCGGTGCGGCTGCGCGCGAGCACGTCCTGTGCGCCCCAGATCTTTGCTTCAAACAAATAGTCGATCAGCGCCGTTTCGGTGGGGTCGCCGATGGTCTCGTCCGCCTCGCCCAGGCGCACGTCGTTGCAGTGGCCCATGGCCTCGTAGAGGGGGGCGAGCGCTGCGCTGCCCTGGGGCGCCTCGCCCGGCGCGCCGCCCGTCCAGGTCTCCACCACGCGCATGCGGTTTCGTGTGAGTGTGCCCGTTTTATCGGAGCAGATCACCGATGTGGAGCCCAGCGTCTCCACTGCGGGCAGTTTGCGGATGATCGCGCCGCGCTTGGCCATGCGCTGCATGCCCATGGCAAGCACGATGGTGACCACGGCTACCAGCCCCTCGGGTATGGCGGCCACCGCCAAACTGACGGCGGTGAGGAACATATCCAGCACGTCGCGTCCGCCCAGCAGCCCTACGCCAAAGATCACCGCGGCGATGACCAGCACCGCGATGGAAAGGATGTTGGTGATCTGCTTGAGCTTTTTCTGCAGCGGAGTTTCCTCGCTTTTTTCCTGCTGCAGCTGGCCTGCGATGCGGCCGATCTGGCTGTGCATGCCGGTGGCGACGACCACGCCCACGCCCCGGCCGTAGGTGGCGATGGTGCTCATGTAGAGCATGTTTATTCGGTCACCCAGCGCGGCCTTGGCATCCTCCAAAGGCGCGCAGTTTTTCTCCACGGGCACTGATTCGCCCGTCAGGGCGGATTCCTCCACCTTGAGTGACGCGCACTCCAGCAGCCGTATATCGGCGGGGATGTTGTCGCCCGCCTCAATGAGCACCACGTCGCCAGCCACCAGCTCGCTTGCCGGTATGTGGGCAACCGCGCCATCGCGCAGCGCGCGCGCAAAGGGCGCGGACATGCTCTTGAGCGCCTGCAGCGCGGCCTCGGCGCGGCTCTCCTGTACGGTGCCCAAAATAGCGTTGAGCAGGATCACCACCCCGATGATCGCGGCGTCCACCCACTCGCCCAACAGGCCGGAGATAAGCGCCGCCACAAAGAGCACAATGACCATGATATCGGCAAACTGCGCAAAAAAGATGGAGACCCAGCTGCGCGGCTTCTGCTCGGCCAGCTTGTTTTCACCGTCGCGCGCCAGGCGCGCCTGCGCCTCGCCGGCGGTGAGCCCCTGCGGGCTTGCGTCCACCGCCTCGAGCACCTGCTGGGTATCCATGGTGTGCCAATGTGCCTGGTTGTTCAAAACCCAAATCCCCCTTGTACATATTGTATGGTTGCTGTGTTTTATCCAGCCTATCA
Above is a window of Maliibacterium massiliense DNA encoding:
- a CDS encoding cation-translocating P-type ATPase → MNNQAHWHTMDTQQVLEAVDASPQGLTAGEAQARLARDGENKLAEQKPRSWVSIFFAQFADIMVIVLFVAALISGLLGEWVDAAIIGVVILLNAILGTVQESRAEAALQALKSMSAPFARALRDGAVAHIPASELVAGDVVLIEAGDNIPADIRLLECASLKVEESALTGESVPVEKNCAPLEDAKAALGDRINMLYMSTIATYGRGVGVVVATGMHSQIGRIAGQLQQEKSEETPLQKKLKQITNILSIAVLVIAAVIFGVGLLGGRDVLDMFLTAVSLAVAAIPEGLVAVVTIVLAMGMQRMAKRGAIIRKLPAVETLGSTSVICSDKTGTLTRNRMRVVETWTGGAPGEAPQGSAALAPLYEAMGHCNDVRLGEADETIGDPTETALIDYLFEAKIWGAQDVLARSRTGEIPFDSERKRMSVVIAKDGRQRVLVKGAPDVLIARCDQLLDQGKPVPMDDAARSRANEAVDNMARRALRVLAFAYKDVQDVDTSDIDGTESSLTLVGLTGMIDPPRDEARDAIAICRRAGIQPVMITGDHKVAAVAIAQNLGILNDGMRAITGAELDQISDEALTEQVPEIGVYARVAPEHKSRIVRAWQQRGDIVAMTGDGVNDAPALKEADIGVGMGITGTDVSKGASDMVLTDDNFATIVKSVKEGRRIFDNIHKAVRFLLSSNAGEVIALFVATLLGWPLLAPVHILWVNLVTDTFPALALGVEPAEPGLMDRPPREASRPFFTGYTWTQVGILGALEGGLTLVAYAIGQAMGGAVCGTTMAFVTLGLTQLVAALGFFSEHDSIVTLKPRRHKMLLLALAGSALLQLVVVLLPPLRSIFSLTMLSGVQWLIVLGLMAAMLVFIELQKRVTRLLHQAE
- a CDS encoding A24 family peptidase; the protein is MPIADFAMREPMLLWLIIPLGLAIGSFLNVCIARVPLEQSIAHPASHCPKCGTPLLHRDMIPVVSYMLLGGKCRHCHQRISGRYPLVELLCAALFALAFAQCGLSLPFASYAILFALLIVAAFIDLEHQIIPNGTVLIGLIAALPYQMLMHGLPQGLQAYFLGLLAGALPLILVALIGRLVFKREAMGGGDIKLMAMVGATLGWQNGLLALLLGVVAGGVAGAVLLARKKASGTTEMPLGPMLALGSVLAALWGTPLLHWYMGLFGL
- a CDS encoding type II secretion system F family protein, with the protein product MPQYRYSARTPDGQIVTGQMDAQSAMGVHASLRQQALVVLDVQQAQTSASRDLGKRSVPPQRMATFCQQFSSVLRAGIPFVRALDIVRQQTSHKRLRAALDSVYAEVQSGHSMSEAMAAMPETFPVLMIESVRAGEAGGSLDDVMDDLGVSFSKSYAIRQKLRNAAIYPTLVLVITFAVVYIVLTVAMPKFVAIFAASGAALPAPTQALLALSDFLARFGWLVALLIAGATLAYKSITARGPARLHKDQRKLQSRLFGKLRMYNVSARFCRTLSMLLAAGVPFTQSLTITADVLDNRYAQQNVLELESQVRRGHSLATLLSNQRFFPVLVANMAAVGEESGTIDDMLRKAADYFEQELDTSVTRISAIIEPIMILIVALIVVILVVAIVLPMFQMVNLTGVF
- a CDS encoding type IV pilus twitching motility protein PilT gives rise to the protein MDLMPLIAQIASQNASDLHLTVGLTPMARINGHLLPLSQERLQAADTEQLARSILSEAHWTRLVENGEVDASLSLPGKCRYRVNVFRQRGSYALALRVVQSSPPSFEALGLPVETMENFCGKTRGLILVTGPTGSGKSTTLAAMVDFINRTRDAHIITLEDPIEYVHRHNKCIVNQREIGSDSLSYAAALRAALREDPDVILIGEMRDLESISIALTAAETGHLVLSTLHTVSTSQTIDRIIDVFPPYQQQQVRVQLSMSLLGIVAQQLLPTANGQGRAVATEILVSVPAIRNMIRESKIPQIESVLQTSARLGMCTMDASIAGLYNRHIIDMNTAMTYAMEQDNMRRMMRGGPSY
- a CDS encoding GspE/PulE family protein, which gives rise to MATSTSAFPQRKRLGQHLIDLGVITQAQLDEAITAQRATGEKLGAVLQRLGFVTEAQLFSALKLQMGIPYVDLHSVVIPPEVVAMVPAPIARRHNIVPVRLERDTLYIAMEDPFDFVALDDVRLTTGHNTQPLLASKEALSATVSRLYASELAQQVLDDIRRDAPLDALQNGTAASSDTVSNAPIVRLVNSLLQQAVQRRASDVHIEPFAQELRVRMRIDGQLTTIMSIPQQLHGAVITRLKIMANLDIAEHRLPQDGRCEITVEARTIDLRVSVLPSVFGEKCVLRILDRASFLVSRDQLGMPKASLEAFDQLLKNPHGIILVSGPTGSGKTTTLYTMLAELNDERCSIVTVEDPVEYMMHGITQVQVNPKADLTFAGGLRSILRQDPDIIMVGEIRDAETTQIALRAAITGHLVLSTIHTNDALSTISRLINMGAEPYMLAAALSGMISQRLVRKVCPHCAQRYTPSAYELEMARMQGYRGEFMRARGCAFCNNTGYMGRTGVFEICNISHALRELIAGNRSADQLHAQALKDGLIPLAAQCQQLLEDQVTTLSEVVRLIYAADNA
- a CDS encoding prepilin-type N-terminal cleavage/methylation domain-containing protein gives rise to the protein MNLNRKKNRKGFTLIELIVVIAIIVILAAIAIPNYIGMQNKANKAVEIADASLIASAINTYNALQTDDADKIVNGAVFATYKATLVADGLYPSGLAGDAETRAAARVVIAADGFASVNKD
- a CDS encoding prepilin-type N-terminal cleavage/methylation domain-containing protein: MKMLHRKKNRKGFTLIELIVVIAIIVILAAIAIPNYIGMQKKATDAVAQSNAALLASAINVSNALGENAKITSKPATPAALKTAVSDDLYPSGISDADATTALAWVNVDANGFASVVKPANP